The Drosophila nasuta strain 15112-1781.00 chromosome 2L, ASM2355853v1, whole genome shotgun sequence genome window below encodes:
- the LOC132783503 gene encoding adenylyl cyclase-associated protein 1 isoform X2 — protein MSVAGFEDIVEGSLAQYLSLSAKIGGDVAQHAQFVKAAFDAQLRYVTLATEIAQPAQAKQMELLQPTSTQISAVQDYREKHRSSPFFNHLSAISESIPALGWVCVAMKPGPLVKEMNDAGQFYTNRVLKEWKEKDATHVEWARAWIQTLTELQAYIKQYHTTGLVWSGKGAAPAGGAPPPPPPGGMPPPPPPLDLNALKLDSAAGDDRSALFAQINQGADITKNLKKVTGDMQTHKNPSLRTGPAPFKTPASSSSGATSFGAAPPAKEPVFTRDGKKWLIEYQKNNSGLLVDNAEMNNVVYMFRCEGSTLTVKGKVNNIVLDSCKKCSLLFDSVVASVEFVNCQSVQMQVLGSVPTVSIDKTDGCQMYLSKDSLGVEIVSSKSSEMNILLPEESGDYTELALPEQYKTFINGKTLKTVCVDSLG, from the exons aTGAGTGTCGCCGGCTTTGAGGATATTGTGGAGGGCTCTTTGGCTCAATATCTGTCGCTATCAGCTAAAATTGGCGGCGATGTTGCCCAGCATGCGCAATTCGTCAAGGCAGCCTTTGA CGCTCAATTGCGTTATGTGACGCTGGCCACGGAAATCGCGCAGCCCGCGCAGGCGAAGCAAATGGAACTGCTGCAGCCAACATCGACGCAAATCAGCGCTGTGCAGGATTACCGTGAGAAGCATCGTTCGTCGCCATTCTTCAACCATTTGTCGGCCATTAGCGAGAGCATTCCCGCCTTGGGTTGGGTCTGTGTGGCCATGAAACCTGGACCTCTCGTTAAGGAAATGAACGATGCCGGACAATTCTATACGAATCGTGTGCTCAAGGAGTGGAAGGAGAAGGATGCCACGCATGTGGAGTGGGCACGCGCCTGGATTCAAACACTCACCGAACTGCAGGCTTACATCAAGCAGTATCACACCACGGGTCTGGTGTGGTCCGGCAAGGGTGCAGCCCCCGCTGGCGGTGctccaccaccgccaccaccCGGCGGTATGCCACCACCACCTCCACCACTAGATCTGAATGCCCTGAAGCTGGACAGCGCGGCGGGCGATGATCGCAGCGCGCTCTTTGCGCAAATCAATCAAGGCGCCGACATTACCAAGA ACTTGAAGAAGGTCACCGGGGACATGCAGACGCATAAGAATCCCTCGTTGCGCACTGGTCCAGCGCCATTCAAGACaccagccagcagcagcagcggcgccACATCGTTTGGTGCTGCACCACCGGCCAAGGAACCGGTCTTTACACGCGATGGTAAGAAGTGGCTGATTGAGTATCAGAAGAACAACAGCGGTCTGCTGGTGGACAATGCTGAGATGAACAATGTCGTCTACATGTTCCGTTGCGAGGGCTCCACGCTCACTGTTAAGGGCAAGGTGAACAACATTGTGCTGGATTCGTGCAAAAAATGCTCGCTGCTCTTCGATTCGGTTGTGGCCTCCGTGGAGTTTGTCAACTGCCAGAGCGTTCAGATGCAAGTGTTGGGCTCGGTGCCAACGGTGTCGATTGACAAGACCGACGGCTGCCAAATGTATTTGTCCAAGGACTCTCTGGGAGTTGAAATCGTTAGCTCCAAGTCGTCGGAGATGAACATTCTGCTGCCCGAAGAGAGCGGTGATTAT acTGAATTGGCTTTGCCGGAGCAGTACAAGACCTTTATCAATGGCAAAACCCTCAAGACTGTGTGCGTCGACAGCCTTGGCTAA
- the LOC132783505 gene encoding 5-methylcytosine rRNA methyltransferase NSUN4: protein MLKVRNICMLQPRRWRSGSKKRWNLLQHKKNNCDRALDSFDDFYGSVYGGRWKNMRAALLTEHKYVAMVNNFGDTEQTCSMLEMDGAINIKSLIQLAQERQEENATNSSQFLGEEKRAHYDIDDKLDALLRKQQEREVAAIYPTDDNHVQPQQLNYERSQQKEENLDTDSSYEPSLTRALEEDVQLDASRLVDPQFGTGGLYEYMPANTIKGMEDWVAESEHYKYYQTSADFSLAIEPEQNFKYPEHLAIYTYEMGNCSDFKPPRQCLTGVLSHFLMDGASVLPPLFLQVLPGERVLDACAAPGGKSLLMLQTLHLDQLICNDVQESRLNKLRHVMQEYLFDYKQRWAGQRLIFSQSDARNLDEFDSYDKILVDVPCTTDRHVLMHQDNNIFKPTRIKERLRIPELQAGILANCLRLLKPGGSLVYSTCSLSPVQNDGVVHMALQKVFTEHGITATIKDLSQQTALLGDIYKFVQPKGLKYGQMVIPYLPANFGPMYFSKITRNT from the coding sequence ATGTTGAAAGTGCGCAACATTTGCATGCTGCAGCCTCGACGCTGGCGCAGCGGCAGCAAGAAGCGCTGGAATCTGCTTCAACACAAGAAGAACAATTGCGATCGTGCGCTTGACAGCTTCGATGATTTCTACGGCTCTGTGTATGGCGGTCGTTGGAAAAATATGCGAGCAGCGCTGCTCACCGAGCACAAATATGTGGCCATGGTTAACAACTTTGGGGACACAGAGCAGACGTGCAGCATGCTGGAAATGGACGGTGCCATCAACATCAAGTCACTCATTCAATTGGCCCAAGAGCGACAGGAGGAAAATGCAACCAATTCGAGTCAATTTTTGGGTGAGGAAAAGCGTGCTCATTACGACATCGATGACAAACTTGATGCACTTCTGAGGAAGCAACAAGAGCGCGAGGTGGCCGCTATTTATCCAACCGACGATAACCATGTGCAGCCACAGCAATTGAACTATGAGCGAAGTCAACAAAAGGAAGAAAATCTCGACACTGACTCGTCCTATGAGCCGAGCTTAACAAGAGCTCTCGAGGAAGACGTTCAACTGGATGCCAGTCGCTTGGTAGATCCACAATTTGGCACTGGCGGCTTGTACGAATATATGCCTGCCAATACCATTAAGGGTATGGAGGATTGGGTGGCCGAATCGGAACATTATAAATACTATCAAACTAGCGCTGATTTTTCTTTGGCCATCGAACCAGAACAGAATTTCAAATATCCAGAACACTTGGCCATCTACACCTACGAAATGGGCAACTGTTCGGACTTTAAGCCACCGCGACAATGCCTCACAGGAGTTCTCTCACATTTCCTAATGGATGGCGCCTCGGTGTTGCCTCCGTTGTTCCTTCAAGTGCTGCCCGGAGAGCGTGTCCTGGATGCTTGTGCCGCACCAGGCGGCAAATCATTGTTGATGCTGCAGACACTGCATCTGGATCAGCTTATATGCAACGACGTGCAGGAGTCGCGACTGAATAAACTGCGTCATGTCATGCAGGAATATCTATTTGATTACAAACAACGCTGGGCGGGTCAGCGTTTGATCTTCAGCCAGAGTGATGCACGCAATTTGGATGAGTTCGACAGCTATGATAAAATACTCGTCGATGTGCCTTGCACAACAGATCGTCATGTGCTGATGCACCAGGACAACAACATCTTTAAGCCCACGCGCATCAAGGAGCGTCTGCGGATTCCCGAACTCCAGGCGGGCATCTTGGCTAATTGCTTGCGTCTCTTGAAACCTGGCGGCAGTCTAGTCTATTCCACCTGCTCGCTGTCGCCAGTGCAAAACGATGGCGTTGTTCACATGGCACTGCAAAAGGTCTTCACCGAGCATGGCATCACAGCGACCATCAAGGATCTGAGTCAACAGACAGCGCTCTTAGGggatatttataaatttgtgcagCCAAAGGGTTTGAAATATGGCCAAATGGTTATTCCCTATTTGCCAGCCAATTTTGGCCCAATGTACTTTAGTAAAATTACGCGAAATACTTAA
- the LOC132783503 gene encoding adenylyl cyclase-associated protein 1 isoform X1 has protein sequence MFSCCRANPKAAKKDKDKDKDKQQQQQQNDEAATKEAEAEALENAAVPSPTNENETEAKPKNGPTTETAIEPVPEPLTEPKEEPLEATNDAPDDVVIESPHTAIDIEANGIALRSTHSSTSTAPPASMTSAEDDDDDGGGCGRVNGNGRGEVQTAAATSPQHQQQQQQQQQQAQPTKSCLSRHNSTHQSIKKKVNISNRAEIIEPEPLPTSLLLLANHNNNNSSLADDDEVFSDSLPPPKRESMCAPYIEGELLPETLVFAHGLPAWFDDERLNEIGCIEPPVTPVGRDELELKRQRLYTELLRAAHAAVEHSVAVRDNETETKPTAAVEHLERICERLETLVDRLEHTLIVAPDNKTESETPLPTPPPPPPPLTPPAPLTPPAATTASNSSSNIMSVAGFEDIVEGSLAQYLSLSAKIGGDVAQHAQFVKAAFDAQLRYVTLATEIAQPAQAKQMELLQPTSTQISAVQDYREKHRSSPFFNHLSAISESIPALGWVCVAMKPGPLVKEMNDAGQFYTNRVLKEWKEKDATHVEWARAWIQTLTELQAYIKQYHTTGLVWSGKGAAPAGGAPPPPPPGGMPPPPPPLDLNALKLDSAAGDDRSALFAQINQGADITKNLKKVTGDMQTHKNPSLRTGPAPFKTPASSSSGATSFGAAPPAKEPVFTRDGKKWLIEYQKNNSGLLVDNAEMNNVVYMFRCEGSTLTVKGKVNNIVLDSCKKCSLLFDSVVASVEFVNCQSVQMQVLGSVPTVSIDKTDGCQMYLSKDSLGVEIVSSKSSEMNILLPEESGDYTELALPEQYKTFINGKTLKTVCVDSLG, from the exons ATGTTCTCATGTTGTCGTGCAAATCCTAAAGCAGCCAAAAAGGATAAGGACAAGGATAAGgataaacagcagcaacagcagcagaacgacgaagcagcaacaaaagaagcagaagcagaagcattAGAGAATGCTGCTGTGCCAAGTCCAACGAATGAAAACGAAACGGAggccaaaccaaaaaatggTCCAACAACCGAAACCGCAATTGAACCGGTTCCCGAACCACTAACTGAACCCAAAGAGGAACCCTTGGAAGCAACCAACGATGCTCCCGACGATGTTGTTATTGAGTCTCCCCATACTG CCATCGATATAGAAGCCAACGGAATAGCATTGCGCTCCACACACTCGTCCACATCGACAGCGCCACCCGCATCGATGACCAGTGcggaggatgatgatgatgatggtggtggTTGTGGTCGTGTTAATGGAAATGGAAGAGGTGAAgtgcaaacagcagcagcaacatcgccacagcaccaacaacagcaacagcagcagcaacaacaagcacagcCAACAAAGAGTTGTCTATCGCGACACAATTCGACACATCAATCCATCAAGAAGAAGGTGAACATTAGCAACCGGGCCGAGATCATAGAGCCAGAACCGTTGCCCacatcgctgctgctgttggccaatcacaacaacaacaacagttcgCTTGCGGATGACGATGAAGTGTTCTCGGACTCGTTGCCGCCACCGAAGCGGGAGAGCATGTGTGCTCCGTATATTGAGGGGGAACTGCTGCCGGAAACATTGGTCTTTGCCCATGGATTGCCCGCCTGGTTTGATGATGAGCGTCTCAATGAAAT CGGTTGCATTGAGCCACCCGTCACGCCCGTGGGACGCGAtgagctggagctgaagcgTCAGCGACTCTACACGGAGCTGTTGCGGGCTGCGCACGCCGCCGTCGAGCACAGCGTGGCAGTGCGTG ATAACGAAACGGAAACAAAGCCCACGGCTGCCGTTGAGCATTTGGAGAGGATTTGCGAACGTTTGGAAACGCTAGTGGATCGCTTGGAGCACACGCTTATCGTTGCGCCCGATAATAAAACCGAATCAGAGACACCATTGCCAACACCACctccgccgccaccgccgctaACTCCACCAGCACCGCTAACaccgccagcagcaacaacagcttcaaacagcagcagcaatatcaTGAGTGTCGCCGGCTTTGAGGATATTGTGGAGGGCTCTTTGGCTCAATATCTGTCGCTATCAGCTAAAATTGGCGGCGATGTTGCCCAGCATGCGCAATTCGTCAAGGCAGCCTTTGA CGCTCAATTGCGTTATGTGACGCTGGCCACGGAAATCGCGCAGCCCGCGCAGGCGAAGCAAATGGAACTGCTGCAGCCAACATCGACGCAAATCAGCGCTGTGCAGGATTACCGTGAGAAGCATCGTTCGTCGCCATTCTTCAACCATTTGTCGGCCATTAGCGAGAGCATTCCCGCCTTGGGTTGGGTCTGTGTGGCCATGAAACCTGGACCTCTCGTTAAGGAAATGAACGATGCCGGACAATTCTATACGAATCGTGTGCTCAAGGAGTGGAAGGAGAAGGATGCCACGCATGTGGAGTGGGCACGCGCCTGGATTCAAACACTCACCGAACTGCAGGCTTACATCAAGCAGTATCACACCACGGGTCTGGTGTGGTCCGGCAAGGGTGCAGCCCCCGCTGGCGGTGctccaccaccgccaccaccCGGCGGTATGCCACCACCACCTCCACCACTAGATCTGAATGCCCTGAAGCTGGACAGCGCGGCGGGCGATGATCGCAGCGCGCTCTTTGCGCAAATCAATCAAGGCGCCGACATTACCAAGA ACTTGAAGAAGGTCACCGGGGACATGCAGACGCATAAGAATCCCTCGTTGCGCACTGGTCCAGCGCCATTCAAGACaccagccagcagcagcagcggcgccACATCGTTTGGTGCTGCACCACCGGCCAAGGAACCGGTCTTTACACGCGATGGTAAGAAGTGGCTGATTGAGTATCAGAAGAACAACAGCGGTCTGCTGGTGGACAATGCTGAGATGAACAATGTCGTCTACATGTTCCGTTGCGAGGGCTCCACGCTCACTGTTAAGGGCAAGGTGAACAACATTGTGCTGGATTCGTGCAAAAAATGCTCGCTGCTCTTCGATTCGGTTGTGGCCTCCGTGGAGTTTGTCAACTGCCAGAGCGTTCAGATGCAAGTGTTGGGCTCGGTGCCAACGGTGTCGATTGACAAGACCGACGGCTGCCAAATGTATTTGTCCAAGGACTCTCTGGGAGTTGAAATCGTTAGCTCCAAGTCGTCGGAGATGAACATTCTGCTGCCCGAAGAGAGCGGTGATTAT acTGAATTGGCTTTGCCGGAGCAGTACAAGACCTTTATCAATGGCAAAACCCTCAAGACTGTGTGCGTCGACAGCCTTGGCTAA
- the LOC132783507 gene encoding sialin, which yields MPEEVPAKGSVLGKLVPARYVLAILGSIGMAIVYGLKVNLSVAMVAMVNHTAIHKADDHQNDTAACSPPGDAANNTAKVEDGPFAWSEPLQGTLLSCYFWGYLVSQIPLAHVAENFSAKWVMLFSVAINVLCTLLTPVFTELHYGGLIVMRVLEGVGGGASFPAMHVMIASWAPPSERMVMSTIIYVGTSAGTALSILMSGMLSAAWGWRSIFYVMGVLSCIWMALWIILVQDNPNKQRFISPEERHMITSSLGTETKVEHHPKVPWGQVFKSVPFWAILIAHTCNNFGWYMFLIEIPFYMKQVLKFNVASNAALSALPYFPMIIFSIFLGKLLDTLQSKGKISTTVARKTATSICTVIPGICLLILCYIGCLHYEAVSVMSVGIVAMGAMFSGFLSNHIDIAPNFAGTLVALTNTAATLPGIIVPLFVGFVTHGNQNIGAWRIIFGTTIALFTLEFFVFVIFGSGAEQSWNRSGAQQQIEVKDEKTPLKETPPSKA from the exons ATGCCGGAGGAAGTGCCTGCCAAGGGCAGCGTCTTGGGCA AACTCGTGCCCGCACGCTATGTGCTCGCTATATTGGGATCTATTGGCATGGCCATTGTATATGGCCTGAAGGTGAATCTGAGTGTCGCCATGGTTGCCATGGTGAACCACACGGCCATCCACAAGGCGGATGATCATCAGAACGATACCGCTGCGTGCTCTCCACCAGGCGATGCCGCCAACAATACTGCTAAGGTTGAG GATGGTCCTTTTGCTTGGAGTGAACCACTGCAGGGCACCCTGCTGAGCTGTTACTTCTGGGGCTATTTGGTCTCACAGATTCCGCTCGCTCACGTTGCCGAGAACTTCTCGGCCAAGTGGGTCATGTTGTTCTCGGTGGCCATCAATGTGCTGTGCACCCTGCTGACTCCTGTCTTTACTGAGCTCCATTATGGTGGCCTGATTGTGATGCGTGTGCTTGAGGGCGTCGGAGGCGGAGCCTCATTCCCGGCTATGCATGTGATGATTGCCTCGTGGGCACCGCCCAGCGAGCGTATGGTCATGTCTACAATCATCTATGTGGGCACCTCGGCTGGCACTGCGCTCTCCATTCTCATGTCTGGCATGTTGTCCGCCGCTTGGGGCTGGAGGTCCATATTCTATGTGATGGGCGTTTTGAGTTGCATTTGGATGGCATTGTGGATAATCCTCGTTCAGGATAATCCCAACAAGCAGCGTTTCATTAGTCCTGAGGAGCGTCATATGATTACCAGCTCGTTGGGCACCGAGACCAAGGTCGAACATCATCCAAAGGTGCCATGGGGCCAGGTCTTCAAATCTGTTCCGTTCTGGGCTATTCTCATTGCTCACACATGCAACAACTTTGGCTGGTACATGTTCCTCATAGAGATTCCATTCTACATGAAGCAAGTGCTCAAGTTCAATGtggccagcaatgctgcactCTCCGCTCTGCCCTACTTCCCCATGATCATCTTCAGCATATTCCTTGGCAAGCTGTTGGACACGCTGCAGTCGAAGG GCAAAATCAGCACAACTGTAGCTAGAAAGACCGCCACCTCGATCTGCACCGTTATTCCTGGCATCTGCTTGCTGATCCTATGCTACATCGGCTGTCTCCACTACGAAGCTGTCTCGGTCATGTCCGTGGGCATTGTGGCCATGGGCGCCATGTTCTCTGGCTTCCTCTCCAATCACATTGATATCGCGCCCAATTTCGCTGGCACTTTGGTGGCATTGACCAACACAGCAGCCACTTTGCCCGGCATCATTGTGCCCCTCTTCGTTGGCTTTGTGACACACGGCAAC caAAACATTGGCGCTTGGCGCATCATCTTTGGCACCACAATTGCTCTGTTTACTCTGGAGTTCTTCGTCTTTGTCATATTTGGCTCTGGAGCTGAACAATCGTGGAATCGGTCTGGTGCCCAGCAGCAAATTGAAGTCAAGGATGAAAAGACACCGCTGAAGGAGACTCCTCCATCGAAGGCATAA
- the LOC132783508 gene encoding LOW QUALITY PROTEIN: probable tyrosyl-DNA phosphodiesterase (The sequence of the model RefSeq protein was modified relative to this genomic sequence to represent the inferred CDS: inserted 1 base in 1 codon) produces the protein MSTESLKQSIGEFLNDLTQDKLDLSECMYDTVKPGAMAEKLKRAAPYNMXLTAIRDSKPTHDEPLSITMQEIFDESLGEIETSVQINFLIEIDWLLTFYHKAGILDKPLLVLYGDADPDLDEINKVKSNVNAIRIKMPPEYAVSHSKIMLLGYADGTMRIVICTANLTMFDWHNCTQSLWMSPLLPALTEDAEPTAGESPTGFKADLLRYLVVYQVEQLEPWLERIRKTDFSAINVFLITSVPGAHVQPAPWGCTAIGAVLEQHMVPIDDSIPIVCQSCSIGSLGFTPMGWVQRDLLRHMRRNRSQVNRLRGFMPFKMIHPSKRNALASHDGGISPYKQELHDRQSWLTAHLQQWKSDQRHRSQAMPHNKCYARFNEQEQSLYWFLLTSANISKAAWGYTDRYSLLTIANYEAGVLFLPKFVIGEETFPLCSSRNGVPPFSLPYDVPLTPYAADDVPSVGQA, from the exons ATGAGTACTGAGAGTCTAAAGCAGTCTATCGGCGAATTTCTGAACGATTTAACGCAGGACAAGCTTGATCTTTCCGAATGTATGTATGATACAGTGAAGCCGGGTGCCATGGCTGAGAAATTGAAACGTGCTGCTCCATACAACA ATCTCACCGCGATCAGAGACTCGAAACCTACACACGATGAGCCGTTAAGCATAACTATGCAAGAGATATTCGATGAAAGTCTGGGTGAGATCGAGACCAgtgttcaaattaattttctaattGAAATCGATTGGCTATTGACTTTCTATCATAAAGCGGGCAtact AGACAAACCATTGCTTGTGTTGTATGGCGATGCAGATCCGGATTTGGATGAGATTAACAAAGTTAAGTCAAATGTTAATGCAATTCGCATTAAAATGCCACCAGAATATGCAGTATCACATTCAAAAATAATGCTGCTTGGCTATGCGGATGGAACAATGCGTATTGTCATCTGCACGGCGAATTTAACTATGTTCGATTGGCACAATTGCACTCAGAGCTTGTGGATGAGTCCCTTGCTGCCCGCGTTGACAGAGGATGCAGAGCCAACAGCTGGTGAGAGTCCTACGGGTTTTAAGGCCGATTTACTGCGATATCTGGTGGTGTATCAAGTGGAACAACTGGAGCCATGGCTAGAACGCATACGCAAAACGGATTTCAGTGCGATTAA CGTATTTCTGATTACCTCAGTGCCTGGAGCACATGTGCAGCCCGCGCCCTGGGGCTGCACGGCCATTGGAGCCGTGCTGGAGCAGCATATGGTGCCCATTGATGATAGCATTCCTATTGTTTGTCAGAGCTGTAGCATTGGTAGCTTGGGATTCACGCCAATGGGTTGGGTGCAGCGTGATTTGTTACGCCATATGCGCAGGAATCGATCACAAGTGAATCGCTTGCGTGGCTTCATGCCCTTCAAGATGATACATCCCAGCAAGCGAAATGCTTTGGCAAGTCATGATGGTGGTATTAGTCCATATAAACAGGAACTTCACGATCGGCAGTCGTGGCTCACGGCGCATCTGCAGCAATGGAAGTCGGACCAACGGCATCGTTCTCAGGCGATGCCTCACAACAAATGCTATGCGAGATTCAACGAGCAGGAGCAAAGTCTCTATTGGTTTCTTCTGACATCGGCGAATATCTCAAAAGCCGCTTGGGGATATACGGATAGATATTCGCTGCTGACCATTGCCAACTATGAGGCGGGAGTTTTGTTCCTGCCAAAATTTGTG ATAGGCGAAGAAACATTTCCGTTGTGTAGTTCGCGAAATGGTGTTCCACCATTTTCCTTGCCTTACGATGTGCCACTAACACCATATGCAGCGGATGATGTGCCCTCTGTAGGTCAGGCTTGA
- the LOC132783509 gene encoding general transcription factor IIH subunit 3 yields the protein MDAADAATSTETEASIDLLVVVLDTNPSQHVVRQNPQNLTQILEAVIAFGNAHLMQKAQNKLAVLSCSHHATDFLYPLPGRQVELRQVDGQYEVFSLVEKTVKQQLGSILMNAPRLSSPCESLLAGSMSMALCYISRLQRNIGAGVKMHSRILVITGSNECASQYMTYMNVFFTAQKLNIVIDTCALDKTLSLLQQGCDITNGQFLKVTQLDGLLQYLLWVFLPSPQMRHKMVLPPPPKVDYRASCFCHRELIDIGYVCSVCLSVFCKYSPICTTCHTIFKMPGPLPIRPKKKKEAGENVKQQNSWINYVTLHPSFLN from the exons ATGGACGCAGCTGACGCAGCAACGAGCActgaaa CTGAGGCCAGCATTGATCTGCTGGTCGTGGTGTTGGACACAAATCCATCGCAACACGTTGTGCGCCAGAATCCGCAAAATCTCACCCAGATTCTGGAGGCTGTCATCGCCTTTGGCAATGCGCATCTCATGCAAAAGGCTCAAAACAAATTAGCGGTATTATCCTGTTCGCATCATGCTAC TGATTTTCTCTATCCGTTGCCCGGTCGCCAAGTAGAGCTGCGTCAGGTTGATGGTCAGTACGAAGTATTTAGTTTGGTAGAAAAGACTGTCAAACAACAGTTGGGTAGCATCTTGATGAATGCGCCACGCTTGAGTTCTCCCTGCGAGAGCTTGTTGGCAGGGAGCATGTCCATGGCCCTTTGCTACATATCCAGA CTGCAACGCAATATTGGCGCTGGAGTCAAGATGCACTCACGCATCCTGGTCATAACAGGCAGCAATGAATGCGCGTCCCAATACATGACCTACATGAATGTCTTCTTCACCGCCCAAAAGCTCAACATTGTCATTGATACTTGCGCCTTGGACAAGACACTGAGTTTGTTGCAGCAGGGCTGCGATATTACCAATGGACAGTTCCTAAAGGTGACACAGCTCGATGGGTTGTTGCAGTACCTCTTGTGGGTTTTCTTGCCCTCCCCGCAAATGCGTCACAAAATGGTTTTGCCACCGCCGCCAAAAGTCGATTATCGTGCCTCGTGTTTCTGCCATCGCGAGCTCATCGATATCGGCTACGTGTGCTCCGTCTGCTTGAGTGTCTTCTGCAAGTATAGTCCCATCTGCACCACATGCCA CACCATCTTTAAAATGCCTGGGCCGTTGCCCATTAGAcccaagaagaaaaaagaagccGGAGAAAATGTGAAACAACAAAACTCTTGGATAAACTATGTTACGTTGCATCCAAGTTTCTTAAATTAA
- the LOC132789173 gene encoding vacuolar protein sorting-associated protein 29 — translation MLVLVLGDLHIPHRCSSLPAKFKKLLVPGRIHHILATGNICTKESYDYLKSLANDVHIVRGDFDENLSYPEQKVVTVGQFRIGLCHGHQVVPRGDPEALALIQRQLDVDILITGHTYKFEAYEHGNKFYINPGSATGAFNPLDTNVVPSFVLMDIQSTTVVTYVYQLIGDEVKVERIEYKKI, via the coding sequence ATGCTGGTTTTAGTACTGGGAGATTTGCATATACCACATCGCTGCAGCAGTTTGCCGGCCAAATTTAAAAAGCTGCTAGTTCCCGGACGAATTCATCATATATTGGCCACCGGAAACATTTGCACAAAGGAATCATACGATTATCTCAAATCACTGGCCAACGATGTGCACATTGTGCGCGGCGATTTCGACGAGAATCTCAGCTATCCCGAGCAAAAAGTCGTGACAGTGGGACAATTTCGCATTGGTCTCTGTCATGGTCATCAAGTAGTGCCCCGTGGCGATCCCGAGGCATTGGCACTGATCCAGCGTCAACTCGATGTGGACATCTTGATAACAGGGCATACGTACAAGTTTGAGGCGTATGAGCACGGCAATAAGTTCTACATTAATCCCGGATCGGCAACGGGCGCTTTTAACCCACTGGATACAAATGTGGTGCCTTCGTTTGTGCTGATGGATATCCAGAGCACCACAGTGGTCACCTATGTGTATCAGCTGATCGGTGATGAGGTCAAGGTGGAGCGCATCGAGTACAAGAAGATCTAA